In Pseudomonadaceae bacterium SI-3, the sequence TCGACGGCAGCCGACCGAGCAACCGTTGACGCAGGGCCAAGGCGCGTTCAGCCCAGCTCAGCGGGGCCGCCCACGGCTGCAGTGGCACGTTCACCAACGAGGGGAGCAGGCAGGTCGCGCAGGCGAAGGCGCCCAGCAGTCCGGCGGCAGAAAAGACGGCGACCTGGCTCAGCGCTGGAAACGGGGTAAACGCCATGGCTAGATAGCCGATGACATTGGTCGCCAGGGCCAGGGCCAGGCCTGGCAGCGTCAAGCGCAGGGCCCGAAATGCCTGCCAGGGCTGCAACGTCCAGCTTTTGGACAAGTAATGCAGCGGGAAATCGATGCTGACACCGACCAAGCTGGCCCCCAGCACGAGGGTCAGCACATGGATCTGACCGAACAGAGCAACGCAGGCCGCGGCGCCGCTGAGCGCCCCGACTAGCACCGGCAACGCGACCAGCAGGACGCGCGATGTACGAAACAGCAGATGGAGCAAGGCGAGCGTGGCGACGAGCGAGACGCTCCCGATAAGGCTCGCTTCCTCACGCGCCTGGCGCTGCCCGTACGCCGCATGCAGCACGCCGCCAGCCGCGAGCAGTTCGCCCTGCTGGGACTCGACCCGGTGGCGAGCGGCACGGACCTGATCGTCGATCAGGAGTGGCAGCTTGTCATCAAAGGCGTCGCCGTGGATTTGCGCATGGATCACGGCCCAACGCTGGCCGTCATGTTCGGCCAGCAATGCGCCATCGAGGCGCGGATGGATATTGCCCGGATGCGGGAGCCGACGCTGCGCCAGGTCGGCCAAGCCGAACCAGTCTTCTTCGACCGGCACGAGGCTGGTGCTTTCGAACGGGCTGAACAGGCGCTGCAGGCGTTGTTGAATGAAGTCTTCGGGTGAGGCGATCAGGGCTTCGCGGCTGGCCCGGTCGAGCAATACCAGTCGTTGATCCAGCAACTGCTGGCGCATCGCTGGCAAATCGGCCTGCACAGAGCGACGAACTTGTGCGAACAGGCCGCTGGCCTTGAGGTTGCCAGCGACCTCCTGGGCCAGCGCGACGGCCGTGTCTTCGTCTTCATGTTGAACCAGCAGCATCAGGTCGCGATTGAGTGGGGCCTGCACGCGCTGCTCGGCGAGTTGCTCCAGCTCCCCTGGCGCGCCGCTGGGCAGCAACTGCAGCAGGTTGGCGCTGATTGGCGGGCCATTGCGCCATTGCCATGCGGTCAACGCGACCAGTCCGAGTAGCGCCAAAAAGAATAGCGAGGAGAGCCAGGCCGGTAGCCTGAGCGCGTGATCAGTCGGCGAGGTCATGGTGTTCGCCGGGGCTCAACTGATCGTCGATCTGAATGTCAGTCAGCGTTAGCAGGGTACTGTCGCCCTGGGCTTCGACCAGCTCGATACGCTCGGCGGTGGCACTCCCCTGAATCAGAATGGTGGAGAAGATCTGGGCAAGCAGTCGGGAGCGTGGCGTCAGGGTCAGCGCCCATGCCTGCGTAGTTCCCGTCAGTTGCAGTTCAAAATCGCGCTGCAGGGCTTCGGTATCACCCTGCAGTACGGCTAGAAAAAGCTCGTTCTGTCGCGCCGCAGGCCCTTGCTGACTGGTCTGCTTCCAGCCGTTTGGCGTGCGCCGGGCAATGCCGGCGGCGCTGATGCGGTAATCCTGTTGCACCGGATCTTGCAGGAACCACAGCAGACCCCTGTCGCGTGCCAGGACGAAGGTGCCCACGCTGACCAGCGGTTGGGGCAGTGCGCGCAGGTATTTCTCCTGGGTGAAGGTGCCACGAACCACCGTGGGTTCGCGCAACTGCAGGCTGAGTTGGACCAGATCGAAGGCGTTGGCGCGGGTGGTCAGCGCCAACAGCAGGCTCAGTGCGACCAGCAAGGCCCAGCAAGGGCTGTTGAATAAACGCTTCACAGCAGCGCGCGCTCCACGGCTTCGACCAGCACCTTCGGCGAAGCCAGCAGCATTTCGCGGCTGGCGATCTCCACGGCAACTTGCACGGTGCTGCCGCGCGTCATGCGCTCACCGGTTTCTGCGTCGTTGATCAGGTAGTTGATCTTCAGGCGGTTCTCCCACTCGACCAGATCGGCGCGAACAACGATGCGCTGATTGAAACGGGCGCCGCGCATATAGCGCAGCTGTACATCGATGATCGGCCAGGCGTAGCCGGCTTCTCTCATCTGCACATAGTTGTGGCCAATACGGTCGAGCAGGGCGCAGCGCGCCATTTCGAAATACTTGACGTAATGGCCGTGCCAGACGATGTCCATGGAGTCGACGTCGAAGAAGGGCACCAACACTTCGATCTCTGCCTGCAGTACGCCGCCCTTACGCATACAGCCCCCAGTGCTGCGCACGAATTCGCTCGAGGCAAAGGCGCAGTTCGCGTTCCAGCGCACGGTCTTCGATCAGCGGTGGGAAGTCTTCGCCAAGCGCTTCGTGCATCAGCGATAGCGGTGCCGGTAGCGGCCGCGAGCCCTGCTGACGTTGACGCAGCCAGACGCCCTGGTTCGCGGCGATCAGCGTGGCGGCGGCGACCTGCTCGGTCAGTTCCAGGCTGCGCAATGCGTCGCGCGCGGCAATGGTGCCCATGCTCACCTTGTCCTGGTTGTGACACTCGGTCGAGCGCGAAAAAACGCTGGCCGGCATGCTGTTCTTCAGGGCTTCCGCGGTCCAGGCGCTGGCGCCGATCTGCACCGCCTTGAAGCCATGGTTGATCATCGCTGTGGCTTCGGGGGCGCCGGACAGGTTGCTCGGCAAGCCGTGGTTGTAACGAGTATCGACCAGCAACGCGAGCTGCCGGTCGAGCAGGTCCGCGACGTTGGCAACGAGATTCTTCAAGCTGTCCATGGCGAAGGCGATATGTCCGCCATAGAAATGCCCACCATGCAGCACCCGCTCGTTTTCCGCGTCGATGATCGGGTTGTCGTTTGCGCTATTCAGTTCGGTTTCGATGAACTGCCGCAGCAGGCCCAGGCTGTCGGCGAGCACACCGAGCACGTGCGGGGCGCAGCGCAGCGAGTAACGGTCCTGCAGGCGATGCAGCGGCGCCGCCGGCGCCTCGATGGCCAAGTCCTGACGAATCCAGGCGGCCACCTGCATTTGCCCAGGGTGCGGTTTGGCAGCGAACAGGCGCTCGTCGAAATGTTCCGGATTGCCTTCCAGTGCGATGACGTTGAGCGCGGTGATCCGGGTCGCCAGTTTCAGCAGGTAATCGGCGCGGGCATAGGCCAGACAGGCCAGGCCGGTCATCACTGCGGTGCCGTTCATCAGCGCCAGGGCCTCCTTCGGACGGAGAGTCAGCGGCGTCCAGCCAAGTTGGCGGTGTACCTCGGCGGCGCTGCGGCGTTCGCCCCGATACATCACCTCTCGCTCGCCAGCCAGGGTCGCCGCGACATAGGACAGCGGCGTGAGGTCACCGCTGGCGCCGACCGAGCCTTCTTCGGGGATCAATGGCAGCACGTCATGCTCGAGGAACGCCTGCATGCGCTCGAGCAACTCGATGCGTACCCCAGACATGCCGTGCGTCAGCGAACGCAGGCGAGCGGCCAGGACCGCGCGCGTGGCTTCCGCGTCGAGCAGCTTGCCCAGGCCGCAGCCGTGAAAGGTGAACAGATGCTGCGGCAGGGCTTCGACCTGGTGCAGCGGCACCGCCACCACGCAGGAATCGCCATAGCCGGTGGTCACGCCGTAGATCACACCTTCGCGGTCGAGCAGGGTGTCGAGAAACTGTGCACCGCGGGCGATCCGTTCGCGGAACGCCGCGTCGGACTGCAGCCGGGCGGGCGCACGGCCCTGGGCCACGGCCAGCAGGTCCTCGATGCGCAGGTGGTTTTCGCCAAAGATGACGGGCTCAGCGTTGTTCATGGGTGTCCCAGAAAGGGTAGAAGTTGAACCATTGCAAGGGTGCCTCCAGGCAGCGCGCCGCCAGTCGATCCGCATAGCGCTGCACCCAGCGCTGCACGACGGCATCGCGTTCGCCTCGGCGCCATTCGATGCAGTCGGCGAAGGGCTCCAGATGGACATGAAATTGCTCGCCCTGTTTCAGGCAGAACAACAGATTTGCCGGACATTGCAGCAACCCGGCCAATAGCCAGGGGCCCTGGGGGAAAGCGGCCGGCTGTCCTAGAAAGTCGGCCGTGGCAATGCGCGCGCCCTGTAGCGGTACCCGGTCACCGGCGATGGCCAGCCATTCGCCTTGGTCCAGCCGGTGGGACAACTCCATCATGATCGCCGGGTCGAGCTCACTGACCTGGATCAGCCGTAAGTTGTTCGCGCCGGACTCGTTCAGTAGCCGGTTGAATTGTTCGGCGTGGCGAGTATGTACCAGAACGTTCATTCTGACCTTGCGGCCCATTTCTGCCAGGGCTCGGCAGATCTCCAGATTGCCCAGGTGCGAGCCGACCAGCAGCTGGCCACGCGGCGCCTTGAGGTCAGCGTGCAGGTTGGCGCTGTCATGCAGCACCAGTCGATCCAGCCTCAGGCGTCCACCCCAGACATCGAGCTTGTCCAGCAAGGCATCGGCGAAGGCCATGAACTGGCGATAGACCGAGTGCCAGTTGGGCGCCAGATCGGCGCGGCCGCTGTACGCGGCGAGGTTCTGTTGGTACCGCCAGGCGCTCTGCCGCGCGCTGCGGTTGAACAGGTAGAAATACAGCACGATCAGGTACAGCAGCGGTGCCATGGCACGTCGGCCAAGCAGGCGCACGGCCCAAGCCGTTAGCTTCATCAAGGCAAAGCTGCCCCGCTCGCGGTGCGCGGCCCAATGCGAACCGGCTGAGGCCTGTTCGCTCATCCCCTCCACCGACGCCAGAGCAGTGCGGGCGCCCGCATGAGCATGCCGCCGAACAGCCGTGCGTGCATCGACGAGATCAGCAGGTTGTCGCGCCACAGACGGAAGTGCGAAACCCCATCGGCCGGGTAGTGCACCCGCGTCGGCAGCCAGACCATCGGCTGCTGTCGCCAGTGCAGGCGAACCAGGATTTCGGTGTCGAAGTCCATGCGCTGACCCAACGTCATCGCGTCGAGCAGGGCCAGGGTGGGGGGCAGCGGATAGACGCGAAAGCCGCACATGGAGTCGCGGATCGACAAGGACAGGGTGTTAATCCAGACCCAGACGTGGGTCAGGTAGCGACCATAAAGACGCCCCTTCGGCACGCTCGAGTCGTACTGGGGATAACCGCAGATCAGCGCATCCGGCGCCTGGCTGGCGCGGTCGAGAAACAGCGCCACGCAGCCCAGGTCATGCTGGCCGTCGGCATCCACCTGCAGTGCATGGCTGAATCCCAGGCGCGCCGCCTCGCGCAGGCCGGATACAACCGCTGCGCCTTTGCCCTGATTGCGGCGGTGGCGGAGCAGGTGCACTGAGGGTTGTTCTGCCAACTCATCGATAACCGCCGCCGCTGCCGGGCTGGAGCCATCATCAACGAGCACGCACTGCAAGTCTTCGGCGAGCAATGCACGAACGACGCCGGGCAGGCTGGCCTCGTGGTTGTACACCGGCACCACCGCGCACGGCTTGAACCAGTCTTCGTCAATCGCTAGCGACAACTGTTGAGGGCTGTCCTTAACGGGCACGGTCGCCATCGCAGGCTCAAGCGGGGTAAGCATGGTCACAGCGGATCTCCCAGCAGAATGCGGCCGGACGAGCAGGGTGCGTCGCCGTTGCGGTATGCGAAGTGCAGCTTGCTGCGCTCGCGGTCGAAGCGCAGCGTCAGACTCAACTGGTCACCCGGACGGGCGAGCTGTTGGAACTTGAGCACTTCCATGCCTTGAAAGCTCGGTGGCAGGTCGGCGATCAGCTCGCGGGCGAGGCCGATGGCCCAGTCGATCTGCACCACGCCGGGCAGAACCGGGGTCTGCGGGAAATGCCCGGTGAAGTGCGCGAGGTCCAGCGGGACGGCCAACTGCAGCTGCCACTGGTCTTCTTCTTGGGAAGCGCTGAGTCGCTCCGGCTGCAGCGGGCGCGGCGCCTGCAACAGCGCGTCGAGTTGTGCCTGCGCGAGCTTGCCCTGACTGTTGCAGGGCAGCTGGGCGACAAGCCTCCAGCGGCGCGGTAAGGCTAGCGCTTCGCAGTGGTTTGCCAAGTGCTTGCGCAACGTCTCGGTCAATGCGCGTCGACCACCGTTGCGCAGCGCATGCAGGCCGGCTTCGCTCAGTGCGACCAGCGCCGCGAGGTAGGCGCGATTGTCATTGATCACCCCCAGCCGCGCGTCACTGACGAAAGGGTGAGCGGCCAACGCTGTTTCGAGCATCGGCAGAGCAATGCGCTTCTCTTCCAGCTTGACGATACGATCCAGTCGGCCGAGCAGCTCGAAGCGTCCATCTGCTTCGATGCGCGCCGCATCGGCGGTTTGTTCGACGTGGCCTGGAGGCAGGCAAGGCGAGGCGATGCGCAGCGCTCCATGATCGTCCTGGCTCAACTGCACCCCGGCGAACGGCTGCCACAGGGCGCCGCCTTGGCGCCAGGCGATGCCACCGGTCTCGGAGCTGCCGTAGATCTCGGTCGGTAGCTGACCCAGTCGCTGCTGCAGTCGCTGCCCTGCCTCGACATCCAGGGCTCCCCCTGAGGAAAAGACCCGGCGCACGCTGCGCAAAGCAGGCCAGTCGAGGTTGTCCCCCATCCGCTTGAGCAGCGCCGGGCTGGCCACCCAGCAGAAGCGCGGATGCTGACGGCTGGCCAGCTGCAGGTCTTCGGAAAAGGGTTGCGCGCGGCGCAGAAAGGGACGGCCGGCGCACAACGGCCAGAGCACGCGGAACAGCAGTCCATAGATGTGCTGCGCGGAGACGCTGGCAATCATGCAGGCGTCGCCGAGGTCGGCGCCCCAGCAGGCTTCGAGTGTTTCCACTTCGTTTGCCAGCTGGCGCAGGCGTTTGTCGATCAGTTTCGGCTCGCCACTGGAGCCTGAGGTGCAGAGCAGCAATCGGCACTGGTCCAGATCCAGCTTCGCCCCTTCGAGCGGCTCGGCAAACAGCTCCGAGAGATGAGCATCGCCGTCCTGATCGGTCAGCCAGAGATCGGCCTGGTGGGCCAGTCGCGCTCGGCTGGCGGGCTGCAGGTCGGCGGGTAGCAATACAGTTACGCCGGCTCGCCAGGCGCCGAGCAAGGCAATCGCCAGCTCGCCGGCGTCCTCCAGATGCACTGCGAGCCTGGCGACGCCACGGTTACGCAGCCCAGCAGCCACACGCAGCGCTCGTTGGCGCAGCTCGGCATGCTCAAGGACGGGATCGAGCGTGACCGGCCGCGACGTGGGCGTCTGGTCGAGCAGATGTTCGAGGGGAATCCAGTTCATGTAACGTTCCTGACGCGCTGGCGTATCACCCACTCTCCGGCGAACAACAGTCCCATCAGCAGATAGGCGATAAAACCGGTGTAAAGCGTCCACCAGCTCAGCGGCGCCCAGAGCGCGAGTGCGCTGGCGATACCGGCGTTGACGATGAAATAGCCCACCCAGACCCAGGTCACCTGCCGCGTATAGCGCACAGCCGCGGGTGGGAGCTCGGGTTCGCTTAGCCGCGCGAGGCGTTCGATGATCGGCATGCCGGAGTAGAGGCTGCCGGCAAACAGGCCAAGCAGCGCCAGGCTGATCAGTACGGGATACCAGCGTAACAACGCCGGCTCGTCAGCCAGCCCCAGCAACAGGCAGAACAGCAGCGCGGTCGCTGCCACCGTATTGCTCAGCAGTGTCTGCTTGCCACTGCATAGGCGAGCCAGCCAGAGCGCGCCGAGCAGCAGCGCAAAGAGCCGAGGCGACAGCTGCTCCAGCCCCACATACACAACGAACGGGTAGGCGAGGCCGACCAGCAACAGGGCGAGGCCTGTTAGCCGACTGGCGTTCGCAGTGCCTGTTCGAGCGGGTGTCTGCATCGTGCCGTCCGTTTGCGCATGGGAGCTTGATCCGGGGAGCTCTGGGCTCACCGGACAATGCTTGGTTGGTTGATCGGGTGGGTCAGGCCGGTTGCGGGTTCACCAGCCGATACACCGCCTCGACGACATCGCCCACGGTTCGTACCGACTTGAATTCCTCTGCGGCAATCTTCTTGCCTGTCTGTCGCTTGATGTGATCGATCAGGTCGACGGCGTCGATGCTGTCAATTTCAAGATCCTGGTATAGGTTGGCTTCCAGGCTGATTCGCTCGGGTTCGAGTTCAAACAGCTCGACCAGCGCATCGCGCAGGGTCTGGAAGATTTCGTTGCGGCTTTCCATTTCAAGCCTCCTCGGTGACGGCGCGGTTGGCGCTGACGTAGGCGGTCAGGCTATCGACACTGGCGAAATGCTTGCGGGTGTCCTTCGCATCGGCGTCGATCTTGATACCGAAGCGCTTCTGGATCGCCAGACCCAGCTCCAGCGCATCGACCGAATCCAGCCCGAGCCCTTCGCCAAACAGCGGCTGGTCGGCTGCGATGTCGTCTGGGCCGAGGTCTTCCAGACCCAGGGCGTCGATGATCAGTTGCTTGATTTCAAGCTGCAGTTGGCTCATCGAGTGCGAGCTCCTTTATGAAGTGTCGATGCAGATGATCGTTGAGTTGCCGAGAGGCAATGGGTGCTGCGCCACGCGAAGCGAACATCTGCGGGTCGATATCCTCACCGACGCGCAGATGAAAATGAAAACGTCTTGCCGGAATCCGATACCAGGGCTCGGCTTTGGTCAGGGTGGTGGGTGTTACGGTGATCACGACCGGTGTGACCAGGCGTGCGCCACGAAGCGCGATAGCCGCCGCGCCCCGATGAAACTGCGGCGCCTGGCCCGGCGTGGTGCGCGTGCCTTCGGGAAAGATGATCAGTGTCTGGCCTTGCCTCAGCGCATCGGCTGCTTCGTCGAGCATCTCCGCGCTGCCGTTATTGCTGATGTACTGAGCCGCACGTATCGGCCCGCGAGTGAAGGGGTTGTCCCACAGGCTCTGCTTGACCACACAGTTGGCGTCACGGATCAGTGCGATCAGCACCACCACGTCGATCAGCGAAGGGTGGTTGGCGATCACCAACTGCCCAGGGCGGCCGAGCCGTTCGGCACCCTCGACTTCATAGGTCAGTACGCCGCTGCGGTACATGAACTGGACGAACAGCCAGAACAGCCGGCTCACGGTCTGTCGCGCCCGACTGCGGCGTTCGGTCGTGTCGCCTGGCAGCAGACCCAGCACAGGGAAGACGATCATTCGCAGGCAGAGCCCGCCGAGACCGAACAGGGCAAACGACAGCCCGGTCGCGACCAGGCGCCACAGCCAGGGCGCGCTGTATCGGCGGTTCAATAGGTTTGCTGCCAGTTCCATTGGCGGCTCTCCCAGGTGTTTTGAAAGGTCGGTTGGTCCTTGAGCAGTGCGTGGACCAGTTTGATCGCATGCGGGTGCGATGCCTGCCTAGCGGCTGGCTCGGCTGTTTCGAGGCTCAATTGCCAGGTCTTACCCGGCTTCAGCAACAGCGCCACGGCATAAGGAAAGCTGACGTCGTTGATCCAGGGCGCATAGACCGCAGGGGGCTGATCTTCCGCGACCACCACCAGGACTTCGGGAGCGCCTTCGCCGAGCAACAAGGCTGCTTCGAGCACGGCATGCTCCAATCCGTCACCTTCAGCTGCGAGCGCCGTCATCTCGCTGGTGTCCTGCTGCTGGATGGACCAGAGACCGATGATCGCGTTGTGCACCGACAGGCTGAACTGGGTAGGGGAAAGTGGCTCGTCGCTCGCCAGGTCGTTGAGGATGGCGAAAGTGCGCGTGGTCTCGCCGTGACGGGAGGCGTAGACCAGGGGCATTGGCGCCCGGTTGGCCGCCAGAGGAGTGGCCACGGCGAACACCATGCGCGCCAGGCGACTCAGGCGTCGGCGCTGCATGGCCGGCAGGAAGCTGACGTCCGGTTGTGCGTCACTGCTTTCGAGCTCGCACGGATCCCCGGCCCAATTGGCCCAGTCATCAGTGCTCGCCAGTCCTGGAGCCCAAGCCTGCCATTGATCGATTTCGAATTGAATCACGCTGAACTCACCGGCTCATCCTCGAGCCTTTGTTATTGGCGTGTCGACGTCCTTGTACAGCGACTATCGGTAAATGTCTGCCGTGAAAACGGCGGCATTATCCAATCGCGGTCGAGCCTAGGCAAACGTTGCGTGAAATATCCAGATAAAAGGCAGGCCTAATGCACGGAACTGCGGGGTCGGTCGGTGGTCAGTTCTAGGTTTGCCAAAGAGCCCGGTGGCCAAGGATGCGCCTGCCGTGACGATGCCGGCGTCGAGCCGCTTGGCTGCCAGTCCTTCTTCCGTCTCCTCAGAAGCCAAACAGACTACCGCGTGGCGCCTGTCATACCCCGTGCTGTTGGAGCCAGGCCAGTAGCTGCGGCAATGGCATCGCGCCGCTCTGGCGCGCCACTTCCTTGCCTTGCTTGAAGAGGATCAAACTGGGAATCGAACGAATGCCGAGCTGGCTAGACAGTTGCGGACTGGCCTCGCTGTCCAGTTTGGCCAATCGGCAACGGCCCTGCAGCTGAGCTGCCGCCTGGGCGAAGGTTGGGGCGAAACTGCGGCACGGGCCGCACCAGCTGGCCCAGACATCCACCAGCAGCGGCAAATCACCCTTGATCTGGTTGGCGAACTGATTCTGCTGCAGCTCGAACGGCGTGTTCGGCAAGGCTTCTTCCTTGCAACGTCCACAGCGCGGCGCGTCGTGCAGCCGGTCGGCGGGGATGCGGTTGAGGCTGGCGCAATGTGCGCAGGGGATGATCAGCGAGTCGGTCATGGCGAGGCTCCACAGCGGTCTGTCGCAGTAATGTGGAGCCTCGCTGGCCGATATCAAGCGATATCAAGCGTCGCGGGCAAAGCGGTCTTGCGAAATCAGCCTTTGGCCGCGTCCAGGGCCTGGGTCAGGTCGGCCAGAATGTCATCGATGTGCTCGATGCCAATCGACAGCCGGATCAGATCCTGGGAAACGCCTGCCCTGGCCAGTTCTTCGGCGTTCAGCTGGCGATGCGTGGTGCTGGCGGGATGACAGGCCAGCGACTTGGCGTCGCCGATGTTGACCAGCCGCACGATCAGCTTGAGCGCATCGATGAAGCGCGCGCCGGCCTCCATGCC encodes:
- a CDS encoding acyl-CoA thioesterase — encoded protein: MRKGGVLQAEIEVLVPFFDVDSMDIVWHGHYVKYFEMARCALLDRIGHNYVQMREAGYAWPIIDVQLRYMRGARFNQRIVVRADLVEWENRLKINYLINDAETGERMTRGSTVQVAVEIASREMLLASPKVLVEAVERALL
- a CDS encoding histidine ammonia-lyase; this encodes MNNAEPVIFGENHLRIEDLLAVAQGRAPARLQSDAAFRERIARGAQFLDTLLDREGVIYGVTTGYGDSCVVAVPLHQVEALPQHLFTFHGCGLGKLLDAEATRAVLAARLRSLTHGMSGVRIELLERMQAFLEHDVLPLIPEEGSVGASGDLTPLSYVAATLAGEREVMYRGERRSAAEVHRQLGWTPLTLRPKEALALMNGTAVMTGLACLAYARADYLLKLATRITALNVIALEGNPEHFDERLFAAKPHPGQMQVAAWIRQDLAIEAPAAPLHRLQDRYSLRCAPHVLGVLADSLGLLRQFIETELNSANDNPIIDAENERVLHGGHFYGGHIAFAMDSLKNLVANVADLLDRQLALLVDTRYNHGLPSNLSGAPEATAMINHGFKAVQIGASAWTAEALKNSMPASVFSRSTECHNQDKVSMGTIAARDALRSLELTEQVAAATLIAANQGVWLRQRQQGSRPLPAPLSLMHEALGEDFPPLIEDRALERELRLCLERIRAQHWGLYA
- a CDS encoding glycosyl transferase, with the protein product MSEQASAGSHWAAHRERGSFALMKLTAWAVRLLGRRAMAPLLYLIVLYFYLFNRSARQSAWRYQQNLAAYSGRADLAPNWHSVYRQFMAFADALLDKLDVWGGRLRLDRLVLHDSANLHADLKAPRGQLLVGSHLGNLEICRALAEMGRKVRMNVLVHTRHAEQFNRLLNESGANNLRLIQVSELDPAIMMELSHRLDQGEWLAIAGDRVPLQGARIATADFLGQPAAFPQGPWLLAGLLQCPANLLFCLKQGEQFHVHLEPFADCIEWRRGERDAVVQRWVQRYADRLAARCLEAPLQWFNFYPFWDTHEQR
- a CDS encoding glycosyl transferase encodes the protein MATVPVKDSPQQLSLAIDEDWFKPCAVVPVYNHEASLPGVVRALLAEDLQCVLVDDGSSPAAAAVIDELAEQPSVHLLRHRRNQGKGAAVVSGLREAARLGFSHALQVDADGQHDLGCVALFLDRASQAPDALICGYPQYDSSVPKGRLYGRYLTHVWVWINTLSLSIRDSMCGFRVYPLPPTLALLDAMTLGQRMDFDTEILVRLHWRQQPMVWLPTRVHYPADGVSHFRLWRDNLLISSMHARLFGGMLMRAPALLWRRWRG
- a CDS encoding AMP-binding protein; protein product: MNWIPLEHLLDQTPTSRPVTLDPVLEHAELRQRALRVAAGLRNRGVARLAVHLEDAGELAIALLGAWRAGVTVLLPADLQPASRARLAHQADLWLTDQDGDAHLSELFAEPLEGAKLDLDQCRLLLCTSGSSGEPKLIDKRLRQLANEVETLEACWGADLGDACMIASVSAQHIYGLLFRVLWPLCAGRPFLRRAQPFSEDLQLASRQHPRFCWVASPALLKRMGDNLDWPALRSVRRVFSSGGALDVEAGQRLQQRLGQLPTEIYGSSETGGIAWRQGGALWQPFAGVQLSQDDHGALRIASPCLPPGHVEQTADAARIEADGRFELLGRLDRIVKLEEKRIALPMLETALAAHPFVSDARLGVINDNRAYLAALVALSEAGLHALRNGGRRALTETLRKHLANHCEALALPRRWRLVAQLPCNSQGKLAQAQLDALLQAPRPLQPERLSASQEEDQWQLQLAVPLDLAHFTGHFPQTPVLPGVVQIDWAIGLARELIADLPPSFQGMEVLKFQQLARPGDQLSLTLRFDRERSKLHFAYRNGDAPCSSGRILLGDPL
- a CDS encoding acyl carrier protein; its protein translation is MESRNEIFQTLRDALVELFELEPERISLEANLYQDLEIDSIDAVDLIDHIKRQTGKKIAAEEFKSVRTVGDVVEAVYRLVNPQPA
- a CDS encoding acyl carrier protein, with amino-acid sequence MSQLQLEIKQLIIDALGLEDLGPDDIAADQPLFGEGLGLDSVDALELGLAIQKRFGIKIDADAKDTRKHFASVDSLTAYVSANRAVTEEA
- a CDS encoding 1-acyl-sn-glycerol-3-phosphate acyltransferase, coding for MELAANLLNRRYSAPWLWRLVATGLSFALFGLGGLCLRMIVFPVLGLLPGDTTERRSRARQTVSRLFWLFVQFMYRSGVLTYEVEGAERLGRPGQLVIANHPSLIDVVVLIALIRDANCVVKQSLWDNPFTRGPIRAAQYISNNGSAEMLDEAADALRQGQTLIIFPEGTRTTPGQAPQFHRGAAAIALRGARLVTPVVITVTPTTLTKAEPWYRIPARRFHFHLRVGEDIDPQMFASRGAAPIASRQLNDHLHRHFIKELALDEPTAA
- a CDS encoding 3-oxoacyl-ACP synthase → MIQFEIDQWQAWAPGLASTDDWANWAGDPCELESSDAQPDVSFLPAMQRRRLSRLARMVFAVATPLAANRAPMPLVYASRHGETTRTFAILNDLASDEPLSPTQFSLSVHNAIIGLWSIQQQDTSEMTALAAEGDGLEHAVLEAALLLGEGAPEVLVVVAEDQPPAVYAPWINDVSFPYAVALLLKPGKTWQLSLETAEPAARQASHPHAIKLVHALLKDQPTFQNTWESRQWNWQQTY
- a CDS encoding thioredoxin TrxC; amino-acid sequence: MTDSLIIPCAHCASLNRIPADRLHDAPRCGRCKEEALPNTPFELQQNQFANQIKGDLPLLVDVWASWCGPCRSFAPTFAQAAAQLQGRCRLAKLDSEASPQLSSQLGIRSIPSLILFKQGKEVARQSGAMPLPQLLAWLQQHGV